From Micromonospora rhizosphaerae, the proteins below share one genomic window:
- a CDS encoding lysylphosphatidylglycerol synthase domain-containing protein, protein MSHATVAPPAALPAGPAAPSAPARSLWAWVRTLGGLGVLAALVWWLGTGPFLTGLRLIDGPALAAALGIGLVTTVCCAWRWALIADGLGVRLPMTTAVAHCYRAVFLNSTLPGGVLGDVHRAVRHGRDAGDIGRGIRAVVWERTAGQVVQLVIAVVVLLALPSPVRPYLPAVTAALLVAGLGLVLLARAVPRSGPSRWARAVRTAVADVRAGLLARRTWLGVVVASAVVVAGHLATFVVAARTAGADAPLSRLVPLTLLALLAMGLPANVAGFGPREGMAAWAFAAAGLTAAQGVGAAMVYGALVLVSSLPGAAVLLLRRLRLPPSGVHR, encoded by the coding sequence TTGTCACACGCGACCGTCGCACCACCCGCCGCGCTCCCGGCGGGCCCGGCCGCGCCCTCGGCCCCGGCCCGCTCGCTGTGGGCCTGGGTCCGCACGCTCGGCGGCCTCGGCGTGCTCGCCGCCCTGGTCTGGTGGCTGGGCACCGGGCCGTTCCTCACCGGGCTGCGCCTGATCGACGGCCCGGCGCTCGCCGCGGCGCTCGGCATCGGCCTGGTCACCACCGTCTGCTGCGCCTGGCGGTGGGCGCTGATCGCCGACGGCCTCGGGGTGCGGTTGCCGATGACGACCGCGGTGGCGCACTGCTACCGCGCGGTGTTTCTGAACTCGACGCTTCCCGGCGGGGTGCTCGGCGACGTGCACCGCGCCGTGCGGCACGGCCGGGACGCCGGCGACATCGGCCGGGGCATCCGCGCGGTGGTATGGGAACGCACCGCCGGGCAGGTGGTCCAGCTCGTCATCGCGGTGGTCGTCCTGCTGGCGCTGCCGTCCCCGGTCCGGCCGTACCTGCCGGCGGTCACCGCCGCGCTGCTGGTCGCCGGCCTCGGGCTGGTCCTGCTGGCCCGGGCGGTGCCCCGGTCCGGGCCGTCCCGGTGGGCCCGGGCGGTGCGCACCGCCGTGGCCGACGTCCGCGCCGGGTTGCTCGCCCGGCGTACCTGGCTCGGCGTGGTGGTGGCCTCCGCCGTGGTGGTGGCCGGTCACCTGGCGACCTTCGTGGTCGCGGCGCGCACGGCGGGCGCCGACGCGCCGCTGTCCCGGCTGGTGCCGCTGACGTTGCTGGCGCTGCTGGCCATGGGGCTGCCGGCCAACGTTGCCGGTTTCGGGCCGCGCGAGGGGATGGCGGCCTGGGCGTTCGCCGCCGCCGGCCTGACCGCCGCGCAGGGCGTCGGGGCCGCGATGGTGTACGGGGCGCTGGTGCTCGTCTCGAGCCTGCCCGGTGCCGCCGTGCTGCTGCTGCGGCGGCTCCGCCTTCCT
- a CDS encoding methyltransferase domain-containing protein, with product MTTPLDFADWLRLREPADAAARSVELVDAARRRLTGDRPLVVHDLGTGTGSMVRWLAPRLPGPQHWILYDRDPYLLERAATDLVDGAADGSKVTVEVRRSDITRLTDADLADADLVTASALLDMLTAGEVERVVAACADRPTLFMISVVGRVAFTPADPLDAEFAAAFNAHQRRTVDGRALLGPDAVAATVAAFTRRGIDVQVRPSPWRLGPDQAALTVEWLTGWLDAACEQRPELAGPAGAYRRRRLAEAADGRLRVVLQHADLFAGG from the coding sequence ATGACCACCCCCCTCGACTTCGCGGACTGGCTGCGGCTGCGGGAGCCCGCCGACGCCGCGGCCAGGTCCGTCGAACTGGTCGACGCGGCCCGCCGTCGGCTGACCGGCGACCGGCCGCTGGTCGTCCACGACCTGGGCACCGGCACCGGCTCGATGGTGCGCTGGCTGGCGCCGCGGCTGCCCGGCCCGCAGCACTGGATCCTGTACGACCGGGACCCCTACCTGCTGGAGCGCGCAGCGACCGACCTGGTGGACGGCGCCGCCGACGGCAGCAAGGTTACGGTCGAGGTCCGGCGGTCCGACATCACCCGGCTGACCGACGCCGACCTGGCCGACGCCGACCTGGTCACCGCCTCGGCGCTGCTCGACATGCTGACCGCCGGGGAGGTCGAGCGGGTGGTGGCAGCCTGTGCCGATCGCCCGACGCTCTTCATGATCTCGGTGGTCGGCCGGGTCGCGTTCACCCCGGCCGACCCGCTCGACGCGGAGTTCGCCGCAGCGTTCAACGCGCACCAGCGGCGGACCGTCGACGGGCGCGCCCTGCTCGGGCCGGACGCCGTGGCCGCCACCGTGGCCGCGTTCACCCGGCGGGGGATCGACGTCCAGGTCCGGCCCAGCCCGTGGCGGCTCGGCCCGGACCAGGCGGCGCTGACCGTCGAGTGGTTGACCGGTTGGCTCGACGCGGCCTGCGAGCAGCGGCCGGAGCTGGCCGGCCCGGCCGGGGCGTACCGGCGGCGACGGCTGGCCGAGGCGGCGGACGGTCGGCTGCGGGTCGTGCTGCAGCACGCCGATCTGTTCGCCGGCGGGTGA
- a CDS encoding glycosyltransferase family 4 protein has translation MRVVHVVLPGDIDDPATPSGGNGYDRRICRGLGGAGWTVREHPVPGGWPRPGAGERAASARVLAALPDRAVVLLDGLVASAVPEVLAPQSRRLRLVVLVHMPLETDAEGDALAVAVGVVATSEWTRRRLLDRYALPAERVWTATPGVDPAPVGAGSAAGTALLCVAAVTPQKGHDVLATALARVADLPWTCHWVGTLARDPGFVDRLRRQLAESGLADRVRLLGPRTGEALAAAYAGADLLVLPSRGETYGMVVTEALARGVPVLGTDAGGLPEALGHAPDGSRPGLLVPPADPEALAGGLRRWLTDPGLRARLRRSARDRRGTLTDWAVTSSRLSAALKEATAA, from the coding sequence ATGAGGGTCGTGCACGTGGTGCTGCCGGGCGACATCGACGACCCGGCCACGCCCAGCGGCGGCAACGGCTACGACCGCAGGATCTGCCGAGGGCTGGGCGGGGCCGGCTGGACCGTACGCGAGCACCCCGTGCCGGGCGGCTGGCCGCGACCGGGCGCGGGGGAGCGGGCCGCGTCGGCCCGGGTGCTCGCGGCGCTGCCCGACCGCGCCGTGGTCCTGCTCGACGGCCTGGTCGCCTCCGCCGTGCCGGAGGTGCTGGCGCCGCAGTCCCGCCGGCTGCGCCTGGTGGTCCTGGTGCACATGCCCCTGGAGACCGACGCCGAGGGGGATGCGCTGGCGGTCGCCGTCGGCGTGGTCGCCACCAGCGAGTGGACCCGGCGCCGGCTGCTCGACCGGTACGCGCTCCCCGCCGAGCGCGTCTGGACCGCCACGCCCGGCGTGGACCCGGCGCCCGTCGGCGCCGGCTCGGCGGCCGGCACGGCGCTGCTCTGCGTCGCGGCCGTCACCCCGCAGAAGGGGCACGACGTGCTGGCCACGGCCCTGGCCCGGGTCGCCGATCTGCCCTGGACGTGTCACTGGGTGGGCACGCTGGCCCGGGACCCCGGGTTCGTCGATCGGCTGCGCCGGCAGCTCGCCGAGTCCGGCCTCGCCGACCGGGTGCGGCTGCTCGGCCCGCGTACCGGCGAGGCGCTGGCCGCCGCGTACGCCGGGGCCGACCTGCTGGTGCTCCCCTCGCGCGGGGAGACGTACGGGATGGTGGTCACCGAGGCGCTGGCCCGGGGCGTACCGGTGCTGGGCACTGACGCGGGCGGGCTGCCCGAGGCGCTCGGCCACGCGCCGGACGGCAGCCGGCCGGGCCTGCTGGTGCCGCCCGCCGATCCGGAGGCGCTGGCCGGCGGACTGCGGCGCTGGCTCACCGACCCCGGGCTGCGGGCCCGGCTGCGCCGGTCGGCCCGCGACCGACGCGGCACCCTCACCGACTGGGCGGTCACCTCGAGCCGCCTGTCGGCGGCGCTGAAGGAGGCGACGGCGGCATGA
- a CDS encoding 6-pyruvoyl trahydropterin synthase family protein, producing MFSVTVRDHMMIAHSFRGEVFGPAQRLHGATFVVDANFRRPDLDADGIVVDIGLATEQLKAVLGELTYRNLDDEPTFAGVNTTTEVLARTVADRLAERVHAGRLGEGARDLAGITVTLHESHVAWASYERSL from the coding sequence GTGTTCAGCGTGACCGTCCGTGACCACATGATGATCGCCCACAGCTTCCGGGGCGAGGTCTTCGGCCCCGCGCAGCGGCTGCACGGCGCCACCTTCGTCGTCGACGCCAACTTCCGCCGGCCGGACCTCGACGCCGACGGGATCGTGGTCGACATCGGCCTGGCCACCGAGCAGCTCAAGGCCGTCCTCGGCGAGCTCACCTACCGCAACCTCGACGACGAGCCCACCTTCGCCGGGGTGAACACCACCACCGAGGTGCTGGCCCGGACGGTCGCCGACCGCCTCGCCGAGCGGGTGCACGCGGGGCGGCTGGGCGAGGGCGCACGCGACCTGGCCGGGATCACCGTCACGCTGCACGAGTCGCACGTCGCCTGGGCGAGCTACGAGCGGTCGCTGTAG
- a CDS encoding zinc-dependent alcohol dehydrogenase, translated as MTRDARAFWLRAPGEGEIRSMTLPTPGRGEVLVRTRFSGVSRGTETLVFTGKVPADQYATMRAPFQEGDFPAPVKYGYLSVGVVEQGPDGLRGRTVFCLHPHQTGYVVPAEAVVPVPDGVPAARAVLAGTVETAVNALWDAPPLVGDRVTVVGAGMVGCCVAALLARFPGVRVQLVDADPARAGVATALGVEFALPAEAADGRDLVVHASATAEGLQRSLDLLAPEGTVLELSWYGDRPVTLTLGGAFHSGRLSIRSSQVGTVSPARRASRSFPDRLALALELLADPAFDALITGASRFAELPDVLDRLSSGRLPALCHLITYDGE; from the coding sequence GTGACCCGCGACGCCCGCGCCTTCTGGCTCCGCGCCCCGGGCGAGGGCGAGATCCGGTCCATGACGCTGCCCACTCCCGGCCGGGGCGAGGTCCTCGTCCGCACCCGCTTCTCCGGCGTCAGCCGGGGCACCGAGACCCTGGTCTTCACCGGCAAGGTCCCCGCCGACCAGTACGCCACCATGCGTGCCCCGTTCCAGGAGGGCGACTTCCCGGCCCCGGTCAAGTACGGCTACCTCTCCGTCGGCGTGGTCGAGCAGGGGCCGGACGGGCTGCGCGGGCGTACCGTCTTCTGCCTGCACCCGCACCAGACCGGGTACGTCGTGCCGGCCGAGGCGGTGGTTCCCGTGCCGGACGGCGTGCCGGCGGCCCGGGCGGTGCTGGCCGGGACGGTGGAGACCGCGGTGAACGCGCTCTGGGACGCCCCGCCGCTGGTCGGCGACCGGGTCACCGTGGTCGGCGCCGGCATGGTCGGCTGCTGTGTCGCCGCCCTCCTCGCCCGCTTCCCCGGCGTACGGGTGCAGCTCGTCGACGCCGACCCCGCCCGCGCCGGGGTGGCCACCGCGCTCGGGGTCGAGTTCGCGCTGCCGGCGGAGGCCGCCGACGGGCGCGACCTCGTGGTGCACGCCAGCGCCACCGCCGAAGGCCTGCAACGCTCGCTGGACCTGCTCGCCCCGGAGGGCACCGTCCTGGAGCTGAGCTGGTACGGCGACCGCCCGGTGACGCTCACCCTGGGCGGGGCGTTCCACTCGGGGCGGCTGAGCATCCGCAGCAGCCAGGTCGGCACGGTGTCGCCGGCCCGTCGGGCCAGCCGGAGCTTCCCGGACCGGCTGGCGCTCGCCCTGGAACTGCTCGCCGACCCGGCGTTCGACGCGCTGATCACCGGCGCCTCCCGCTTCGCGGAGCTGCCCGACGTGCTCGACCGACTCAGCTCGGGCCGGCTGCCCGCGCTCTGCCACCTCATCACCTACGACGGGGAGTGA
- a CDS encoding ABC transporter ATP-binding protein, with amino-acid sequence MTAPPLLDAHLVVCQGAFHLDVRLRIAAGEVVALLGPNGAGKTTALRALAGLHPLSGGHLTLDGVDLDRPDRRVWTPPERRPVGVVFQDYLLFPHLSALDNVAFGPRRQGADRRTARARAQRWLDRVGLAEQARRRPRQLSGGQAQRVALARALAVDPTLLLLDEPLAALDARTRLDTRTELQRHLGAHAGATLLVTHDPLDALVLADRLVIVEHGRVVQEGDAAAVTARPRTDYVARLVGLNLHRGRADGHAVRVGELTLTAADRVDGDAFVAFPPAAVALHPARPDGSPRNVWPATVTGVQRHGDNLRVQLDGPIAVAADVTPAAAAHLHLAPGQPVWAAVKAAETRAYPA; translated from the coding sequence GTGACCGCGCCGCCCCTGCTCGACGCGCACCTGGTCGTCTGCCAGGGCGCCTTCCACCTCGACGTACGGCTGCGGATCGCCGCCGGCGAGGTCGTCGCGCTGCTCGGGCCGAACGGCGCCGGCAAGACCACCGCGCTGCGGGCCCTGGCCGGCCTCCATCCGCTCAGCGGCGGGCACCTCACCCTCGACGGTGTCGACCTCGACCGCCCCGACCGCCGGGTCTGGACGCCACCGGAGCGGCGGCCGGTGGGCGTGGTGTTCCAGGACTACCTGCTCTTCCCGCACCTCAGCGCGCTGGACAACGTCGCGTTCGGGCCGCGCCGACAGGGGGCCGACCGGCGTACCGCCCGGGCCCGGGCGCAGCGCTGGCTCGACCGGGTTGGCCTGGCCGAGCAGGCCCGCCGCCGGCCACGGCAGCTCTCCGGTGGGCAGGCCCAGCGGGTCGCCCTGGCTCGCGCCCTCGCCGTCGATCCCACCCTGCTGCTGCTCGACGAGCCGCTCGCCGCGCTGGACGCACGTACCCGGTTGGACACCCGGACCGAGCTCCAGCGTCACCTCGGCGCGCACGCCGGAGCGACGCTGCTGGTCACCCACGACCCGCTGGACGCCCTGGTGCTCGCCGACCGCTTGGTCATCGTGGAGCACGGGCGGGTCGTCCAGGAGGGGGACGCGGCCGCCGTCACCGCCCGGCCGCGCACCGACTACGTGGCCCGCCTGGTCGGCCTCAACCTGCACCGGGGCCGCGCCGACGGGCACGCCGTCCGGGTCGGCGAGCTGACCCTAACCGCGGCCGACCGGGTCGACGGCGACGCCTTCGTCGCCTTCCCGCCCGCCGCCGTCGCCCTGCATCCGGCCCGGCCCGACGGCAGCCCCCGCAACGTCTGGCCGGCCACCGTCACCGGGGTGCAGCGGCACGGCGACAACCTGCGGGTCCAGCTCGACGGCCCGATCGCCGTCGCCGCGGACGTCACCCCGGCCGCGGCCGCCCACCTCCACCTCGCCCCCGGCCAGCCGGTCTGGGCGGCGGTCAAGGCGGCGGAGACCCGCGCCTACCCGGCCTGA
- a CDS encoding ABC transporter permease produces the protein MPLALFVPAGLGLLFLVLPLVGLLARAPWTTLPQRLTQPGVLTALRLSLQTATIATLVCVALGVPLAWLLARVEFPGRRLVRALVTVPLVLPPVVGGVALLLVFGRRGLLGSWLDATFGLTLPFTTTGVVLAEAFVAMPFLVIAVEGALRGADPRYEEAAATLGAGRWTTFTHVTLPLVAPGIAAGAVLCWARALGEFGATITFAGNYPGRTQTMPLAVYLALETDLQAAIVLSLILLTASVAILAGLRDRWVSAP, from the coding sequence ATGCCCCTCGCGTTGTTCGTGCCCGCCGGGCTCGGGCTGCTCTTCCTCGTCCTGCCCCTGGTCGGGCTGCTCGCCCGGGCGCCGTGGACGACCCTTCCGCAGCGACTGACCCAGCCGGGCGTGCTCACCGCGCTGCGGCTGTCCCTGCAGACCGCCACCATCGCCACACTGGTCTGCGTCGCGCTCGGCGTACCCCTGGCGTGGCTGCTCGCCCGGGTGGAGTTCCCGGGCCGCCGCCTCGTCCGGGCGCTGGTCACGGTCCCGCTGGTGCTGCCACCGGTGGTCGGCGGGGTGGCGCTGCTGCTCGTCTTCGGCCGCCGCGGGCTGCTCGGCTCCTGGCTGGACGCCACCTTCGGGCTGACCCTGCCGTTCACCACCACCGGGGTGGTGCTCGCCGAGGCGTTCGTCGCCATGCCGTTCCTGGTCATCGCCGTCGAGGGGGCGCTGCGCGGGGCGGACCCCCGCTACGAGGAGGCCGCCGCCACCCTCGGGGCCGGCCGGTGGACCACCTTCACCCACGTCACCCTGCCGCTCGTCGCCCCCGGCATCGCCGCCGGGGCGGTGCTCTGCTGGGCGCGGGCCCTCGGCGAATTCGGCGCCACCATCACGTTCGCCGGCAACTATCCCGGCCGGACGCAGACCATGCCGCTCGCCGTCTACCTGGCGCTGGAGACCGACCTGCAGGCCGCGATCGTGCTCAGCCTCATCCTGCTCACCGCCTCCGTCGCCATCCTCGCCGGGCTGCGCGACCGCTGGGTCAGCGCGCCGTGA
- the modA gene encoding molybdate ABC transporter substrate-binding protein, translated as MRAALAGVAALTLGLTGCGGGDQPAAGGDRVTGPITVFAAASLTETFTRLGKDFEAAHPGTTVTFNFAGSSALATQITQGAPADAFAAASPATMKTVTDAGDGAGPPTVFVRNQLVIAVPKGNPARLTGLADLTRPGVKVALCAEQVPCGAAARKALDAAGTTLTPATLEQDVKGALAKVRLGEVDAALVYRTDARAAASDLEAVEFPESAGAVNDYPIVVLKRAGNPTGARAFVDFVRSDAGRAVLTAAGFQAPQA; from the coding sequence ATCCGCGCCGCGCTGGCCGGGGTGGCCGCGCTGACCCTCGGCCTGACCGGCTGCGGCGGTGGCGACCAGCCGGCCGCCGGCGGCGACCGGGTGACCGGGCCGATCACCGTCTTCGCGGCGGCCTCGCTCACCGAGACCTTCACCCGGCTCGGGAAGGACTTCGAGGCGGCCCATCCCGGCACGACGGTGACCTTCAACTTCGCCGGCAGCTCCGCGCTCGCCACCCAGATCACTCAGGGGGCGCCGGCCGACGCCTTCGCCGCCGCGTCACCCGCGACGATGAAGACCGTGACCGACGCCGGCGACGGCGCGGGCCCGCCCACCGTCTTCGTCCGGAACCAGCTGGTGATCGCGGTGCCGAAGGGCAACCCGGCCCGCCTCACCGGCCTGGCCGACCTGACCCGGCCCGGGGTCAAGGTCGCGCTCTGCGCCGAGCAGGTGCCCTGCGGGGCGGCGGCGCGCAAGGCGCTCGACGCGGCGGGGACCACGCTCACCCCGGCCACCCTGGAGCAGGACGTCAAGGGGGCGCTGGCGAAGGTGCGGCTCGGCGAGGTCGACGCTGCGCTGGTCTACCGCACCGACGCCCGCGCCGCCGCCTCCGACCTGGAGGCCGTCGAGTTCCCCGAGTCCGCCGGCGCGGTCAACGATTATCCGATCGTCGTGCTCAAGCGGGCCGGCAACCCGACCGGCGCCCGGGCCTTCGTCGACTTCGTCCGCTCCGACGCCGGCCGGGCGGTGCTCACCGCCGCCGGGTTCCAGGCCCCGCAGGCGTAG
- a CDS encoding TOBE domain-containing protein, whose amino-acid sequence MTVFRIGEAAELLGVSADTVRRWIDAGRLAASRDDHGHRVIDGVDLAAFVRAPGHPELSSARNRLRGIVTAVVKDTVMAQVDIQAGPFRIVSLMSREAVDDLDLQVGSVAVAVIKSTTVVVERAAAPRGRTSP is encoded by the coding sequence ATGACGGTGTTCCGGATCGGTGAGGCCGCCGAACTGCTCGGCGTCAGCGCCGACACGGTCCGCCGCTGGATCGACGCCGGTCGGCTCGCCGCGAGCCGGGACGACCACGGGCACCGGGTGATCGACGGAGTGGACCTCGCCGCCTTCGTCCGCGCCCCGGGGCACCCCGAGCTCTCCTCGGCCCGCAACCGGCTGCGCGGGATCGTCACCGCAGTCGTCAAGGACACGGTGATGGCGCAGGTCGACATCCAGGCCGGGCCGTTCCGGATCGTGTCGCTGATGAGCCGCGAGGCGGTCGACGACCTCGACCTCCAGGTCGGCTCGGTGGCCGTCGCCGTGATCAAATCGACCACGGTCGTGGTGGAACGAGCCGCCGCGCCCCGGGGAAGGACCAGCCCGTGA
- a CDS encoding heavy metal translocating P-type ATPase: MTLTTHRLPADPPTAPVVGRRGLAARMWALTEVRWAAAASVLFALGGLAQLAGAPAAVWWTFYLACYAAGGWEPALAGLRALRERTLDVDLLMIVAALGAAGIGQVLDGALLIVIFATSGALEAFATARTADSVRALLDLAPERATRIRDDGTEELVHTADLDVGDVIRTRPGERIGADAVVIDGASDVDQAGITGEPLPAPKHPGDEVYAGTVNGTGTLLARVHRPAAESVIARIVALVEEASATKARTQLFIEKVEQRYSVGVVVATLALFAVPLAFGAALQPTLLRAMTFMIVASPCAVVLATMPPLLSAIALAGRHGVLVKSAVVMERLTDTDLVVFDKTGTLTEGAPRVAEVHPAPGRPDEAELLRLAAAAEHPSEHPLAGALLAAARDRGLALPAAHDFTSAPGRGVSATVDGRRVLVGSPALLDGLASVDPSVHRVVDAVQAGGRTAVVVVVDDAAAGVLALADRARPRAAVTVAALTALTGARPALLTGDNAGAAGRLATETGIGEVHAGLLPAEKVDRVRAHQRAGRRVLLVGDGVNDAPALAAADAGVAMGRHGSDLALRTADAVLVRDDLSALPALISLARRARRLVVANLVIAGTFIAVLVTWDLVGHLPLPLGVAGHEGSTVIVGLNGLRLLHSHAWRRAGEGH; encoded by the coding sequence GTGACCTTGACGACCCACCGGCTGCCTGCCGACCCGCCCACCGCACCCGTCGTAGGCCGTCGAGGTCTGGCCGCCCGAATGTGGGCGCTGACCGAGGTGCGGTGGGCGGCGGCGGCCAGCGTCCTGTTCGCCCTGGGCGGCCTCGCCCAGCTCGCCGGCGCCCCCGCCGCCGTCTGGTGGACGTTCTACCTCGCCTGCTACGCCGCCGGTGGCTGGGAACCGGCGCTGGCCGGCCTGCGGGCGTTGCGCGAGCGGACCCTCGATGTCGACCTGCTGATGATCGTCGCCGCGCTGGGCGCGGCGGGCATCGGCCAGGTCCTCGACGGCGCGCTCCTCATCGTCATCTTCGCCACCTCGGGCGCGCTGGAGGCGTTCGCCACCGCCCGCACCGCCGACTCCGTCCGGGCGCTGCTCGACCTGGCGCCCGAACGCGCCACCCGGATCCGTGACGACGGCACCGAGGAGCTGGTGCACACCGCCGACCTGGACGTCGGGGACGTGATCCGGACACGTCCGGGGGAGCGGATCGGCGCCGACGCGGTGGTCATCGACGGCGCCAGCGATGTCGACCAGGCCGGCATCACCGGCGAGCCGCTGCCGGCGCCGAAACACCCGGGTGACGAGGTGTATGCAGGCACGGTGAACGGCACCGGCACCTTGCTGGCCCGGGTGCATCGTCCGGCGGCCGAGTCGGTGATCGCCCGCATCGTCGCGCTGGTCGAGGAGGCGTCCGCGACCAAGGCGCGCACCCAGCTCTTCATCGAGAAGGTGGAGCAGCGCTACTCGGTCGGCGTGGTGGTGGCCACACTCGCGCTCTTCGCCGTGCCGCTGGCGTTCGGCGCAGCGCTGCAACCGACCCTGTTGCGCGCGATGACCTTCATGATCGTCGCCTCCCCGTGCGCGGTGGTGCTTGCCACCATGCCCCCGCTGCTCTCCGCCATCGCCCTCGCCGGGCGGCACGGCGTCCTGGTGAAGTCCGCGGTCGTCATGGAGCGGCTGACCGACACCGACCTGGTGGTCTTCGACAAGACCGGCACGCTGACCGAAGGCGCGCCCCGGGTCGCCGAGGTCCACCCGGCGCCCGGGCGGCCGGACGAGGCGGAGCTGCTCCGGCTGGCGGCGGCCGCCGAGCACCCGAGCGAGCACCCGCTCGCCGGGGCGCTGCTGGCCGCCGCCCGGGACCGGGGGCTCGCGCTGCCCGCCGCGCACGACTTCACCTCCGCCCCGGGACGCGGCGTCAGCGCCACCGTTGACGGGCGGCGGGTGCTCGTCGGCAGCCCCGCGCTCCTCGACGGGCTCGCGTCGGTGGATCCGTCGGTCCACCGTGTCGTCGACGCGGTGCAGGCCGGTGGTCGTACCGCAGTGGTGGTCGTGGTCGACGACGCGGCGGCCGGCGTCCTGGCCCTCGCCGACCGGGCCCGGCCGCGGGCGGCGGTCACCGTCGCCGCCCTGACGGCCCTGACCGGCGCGCGGCCGGCGCTGCTGACCGGCGACAACGCCGGCGCGGCCGGCCGCCTCGCCACCGAGACCGGCATCGGGGAGGTGCACGCCGGCCTGCTCCCCGCCGAGAAGGTCGACCGGGTACGCGCACACCAGCGCGCCGGTCGCCGGGTGCTGCTGGTCGGCGACGGCGTCAACGACGCGCCGGCCCTGGCCGCCGCGGACGCCGGGGTGGCGATGGGCCGGCACGGCTCCGACCTGGCCCTGCGCACCGCCGACGCGGTGCTGGTCCGCGACGACCTGTCCGCCCTGCCCGCGCTGATCTCGCTGGCCCGCCGGGCGCGCCGGCTGGTGGTGGCGAACCTCGTCATCGCGGGGACCTTCATCGCCGTGCTGGTCACCTGGGATCTGGTCGGCCACCTGCCGCTGCCGCTCGGGGTCGCCGGCCACGAGGGCTCCACCGTCATCGTCGGGCTCAACGGCCTCCGCCTGCTGCACTCGCATGCCTGGCGGCGGGCGGGCGAGGGCCACTGA
- a CDS encoding ArsR/SmtB family transcription factor — MHTSLPDFRMPDDEQVHLAAESFRMLADPTRIKILWALLQGESSVACLAELVGAAPTAVSQHLAKLRLAGLVRGRREGTFVYYSAADVHVRALLAEALFHADHTDRDLPDHASGDLAAHAPAQAVETRPS; from the coding sequence GTGCACACCTCGCTGCCGGACTTCCGGATGCCCGACGACGAGCAGGTCCACCTGGCCGCCGAGAGTTTCCGGATGCTCGCCGATCCGACCCGCATCAAGATCCTCTGGGCGCTGCTGCAGGGCGAGTCGTCGGTCGCCTGCCTGGCCGAGCTGGTCGGCGCCGCCCCCACGGCGGTCAGCCAGCACCTGGCGAAGCTCCGCCTGGCCGGCCTGGTACGTGGCCGCCGCGAGGGCACCTTCGTCTACTACTCGGCGGCCGACGTGCACGTGCGGGCCCTGCTCGCCGAGGCGCTCTTCCACGCCGACCACACCGACCGCGACCTGCCCGACCACGCCAGCGGGGACCTGGCCGCCCACGCCCCGGCGCAGGCCGTGGAGACCCGGCCCAGCTGA